AATAGGTTTCCTTCCGGCAGTATTCAGTTTTTCTGATTCCGGGAGCAGTTGTCCCGGAAATTCTGCATTTACACCTGTTATCGTTGAAAAGTCCGCAACCTTCGGACTTTGAAATCAGTAATTTAGCTCAAAATCGATTTGTATGTCGGAACAGCAGTTCACGTTCCAATCATTGGTACCCGTTCGTGCCAATCCTTCAGACGCGGCAGAGATGGTCACGCAGCTTGTGTTTGGCGATGTCGTCGAAGTTTTGGCGCGTGACCGACAATGGCTGCAGGTACGCAACACGGCAGACGGCTACGAGGGCTGGATCGACGAAAAGATGGTTTTGCCTGTGGATCAGGCCTGGCTTGACGGCATCGTCGGCTGGGAATATGTGCTGGTCCCGAGTTTGCAGCTCAATGGAAGTTGGGCGGGCTCCGCCCTCCCCTTGCATTTGAGTCTGGGGGCGCGCATTCCCCGCACACCACCCTTTGCAGACGATCGATTGCGCGTTGCCATTGGGAATTGGCAGCTTGAAGTCGGCACACAGGATGTCTGCCACTACACGCAGCCGAGCGGCAAGGCAGTGGTCGAGCTTTCTGAGCGCTTCCTGGGAGCGCCCTACCTTTGGGGCGGGAAATCCATTTGGGGCATCGATTGCTCGGGTCTGACCCAATTGGTCTTCGGGATTTGCGGGATTCAACTTCCGCGGGATGCTTGGCAACAAGCCGAGCATGGAAGGGAAATCGCATTCGCGGAGCGGATGGCAGGCGATTTGGCATTTTTTGTCAATGCCAAGGGCAAAATACATCACGTGGGCGTCGTCTTGCCCGACGGAAACGTCAGGCATGCTTCGGGTCACGTGCATGACTCACCGCTGGTGCAAGAAGGCATCATCGGCAAGTACACTGGAAAGCAGACACATACATTATGTAATATCAAGCGGATTGTTTAAATTTCACCACTATGGCCTCTAAAGTATTGGTTTTAAATCAAGATTATCAGGCAGTCACAGTTTGTTCGGCGGAGCGCGCCTTTGTGCTTGTGTTCCTGCAAAAAGCCGAAATGATCAGCGAACGGACGGCCAAGGTTTTGCGTTCGGTATCCAAGGAGTTTCAATATCCTTCGATTATCCGGCTGAATCGGTTTGTAAATCTGCCGTTCAAGCGCGTTGCCTTAAGCCGCGTCAACATCTACAAACGCGATGGCTATGCCTGCGTGTATTGCGGAAACAAGGACAATTTGACCTTGGACCACGTCATTCCTCGCTCGCGCGGCGGACGCGACCAATGGGACAATCTTGTCACAGCCTGTCAACGCTGCAATACAGAAAAGGGTGACCGCACGCCGGAGGAAGCGGAGATGCAGATGCGGCATCAACCCTTTCGTCCAAGCTTCATCATGTACCTCCGTGACTTTCATGGCAAGGTTCAGGAAGAATGGCGACCCTATCTTTTGATGAACTGAGGAACCGATCCATCGGTGATCCTCGAAACGATTGTAAAAGCCGCGGGGAACCATCCTCGCGGCTTTTTCGTTGTTTGGGCATCGCACGCTTTATTCTTGGCGACCGCATTAAGAATGTCTACTTGAGATCTGACAATCCTTTTGTCAGCGTCGATATTTCGCCGATTTGCTTATCTTTGCGCGATTTGTTTTCTGAAGTTTGGAAAAAGTACGCATTTTGAGATCTCAAACAGCTTCGAATTTCATCATCGGGTTGGCGCTCGGGGCTGCCCTGATGCTCCTACCCTCTTCTATTTTGAAGGGACAACGTTTGCGTAACGTCCTGTTCAACACACCTAAAGCCTACGAGAAGCTCGACATCCCGGTGGTTCACCTGAATCCCGATTCGGTCAGGATTGCAGCAGGATACGAGCATCGTATTGAAAGCGATGACCAGATCGGAGTACGCTTTCTCAACAATATTGACATTACCAAGGGTCTAGCATTGATTGAAGGCACAAGCGCTACGGGAGTGCCCTTTCTCGTGAACAAAAGCGGCGAAATCGACCTGCCCCAAGTTGGCAAACTCAAGGTACTCGGCATGACCAAGCAGGAGGCCAAAGAAGCCATTGAGAAGCAGTATGCTGTTCAATACCGAGACCCGAAAGTTGAAATTGCCATCTTGAATTTGAGTGTGTCTGTGCAAGGCGAGGTTGGCTCGCCCGGTGTCTTTCCACTTCTCAGAGAGCGCACGACCTTGATCGAGGTTTTGTCAGCCGCCGGCGGCGTGAGTCAATATGGAAAAAGAAGCGTGATCAAAGTACTGCGCGGAGTGGGGCAAGGCAAGGAACCTGAGATTTTGATCTTTGACCTGCGACAGCTTGACGCGATCCGCACTGAAGACATGTACATGCGTAACAAGGACATTGTTTATGTGGAGCCAAGGGATATTCGGGTACTTGCAGACGCACTTCAACCCTATACCAACGTATTGTCTCTGTTTTCTACGATCAGTACCCTCGCAGTGATCGTCCTCAACATTGGCAAATAAGAATTCAGAATGAGGCAGGTTTTTCAATCCAAAAACACGAACACCGAGGAAATCAACCTCGCGAAGATTTTAGACCTCTTTCGCAAGCGTTGGTACTATATCGTGGTATCGTTTGTGGTGGCGATGATCGTCTGCAAGCTGTATTTGCGCTACACCAAGCCGATTTTTGCTGCCGAGGCAACGTTGAGAGTGCAAGACAACAAACAAATGAATCAGGGTCTTGGCATGATGGAGTCGTTTGGCTTCGGGCTCATGCAAGATGATATTCAGTCCGAAATTCAGTTGGTTCAGTCGCGGTCCATGGTTGAAAAAGCCATCAACAACATGAATTTCACGTCGTTGTACTATCTCGTCGGCACCTTGGTAACTTCGGAAATCTACAAAGACGACGCCCCCTTTGTTGTAATCTACGATTCCACCTCCAATGTCAGGTACAATGAGTTGTTTTCGATCTTCTATTTGGCTGGCAACAAGTTCAAGCTCAGCTATCAAGACGGGCCAAATCGGGTAGAGAAACAATACTATTTTGGGGAGAACATCAATGTTGGGGGATTCAAATTCCAAATCATTAAACGGGAAACAGATCGCTACAAACTGACGCCGGAGGTTGAGTTCAAATGGATGGCTGTCATGCCCGAATCGATGATTGGTCGCGCCATGAGCGGCCTCAAAGTCGAGCAATCGGGCTATTTGGTGCCAATTTTGAAAATTTCTTTGCAAGACAATGTCTCCAAGTTCACTTCGGACTTTTTGAATACCCTGATCGATGAATACAAGATTCAAGATATTGCCCGCAAGACCGAGGCGGCTGATCAGGCGTTGCAGTTCATCCAAAACCAGATCGATACGATCAAGAACAGTGTAAACATGGCCGAGGATGTCTTGCAGGCATTCAAGCAGGAAAAGGAGTTTTTCAATGTTGAAATGAAGATCGGCTTTGATTTGGAAAACCTGCATTCGGAGGAGGAAAGCAGGATGCAATTGCTGATCAGAAAGCTGGAGATCGATCGCCTTGAGAGCGAGTTAAAATCTGGAGACACGATTTCTGCGGTTTCGTTCACGCTTGAGGGCTTCAATGACCAATTGCTGACTTCATTGATCGCATCCT
The DNA window shown above is from Bacteroidota bacterium and carries:
- a CDS encoding C40 family peptidase; this translates as MSEQQFTFQSLVPVRANPSDAAEMVTQLVFGDVVEVLARDRQWLQVRNTADGYEGWIDEKMVLPVDQAWLDGIVGWEYVLVPSLQLNGSWAGSALPLHLSLGARIPRTPPFADDRLRVAIGNWQLEVGTQDVCHYTQPSGKAVVELSERFLGAPYLWGGKSIWGIDCSGLTQLVFGICGIQLPRDAWQQAEHGREIAFAERMAGDLAFFVNAKGKIHHVGVVLPDGNVRHASGHVHDSPLVQEGIIGKYTGKQTHTLCNIKRIV
- a CDS encoding HNH endonuclease: MASKVLVLNQDYQAVTVCSAERAFVLVFLQKAEMISERTAKVLRSVSKEFQYPSIIRLNRFVNLPFKRVALSRVNIYKRDGYACVYCGNKDNLTLDHVIPRSRGGRDQWDNLVTACQRCNTEKGDRTPEEAEMQMRHQPFRPSFIMYLRDFHGKVQEEWRPYLLMN
- a CDS encoding polysaccharide biosynthesis/export family protein — translated: MRSQTASNFIIGLALGAALMLLPSSILKGQRLRNVLFNTPKAYEKLDIPVVHLNPDSVRIAAGYEHRIESDDQIGVRFLNNIDITKGLALIEGTSATGVPFLVNKSGEIDLPQVGKLKVLGMTKQEAKEAIEKQYAVQYRDPKVEIAILNLSVSVQGEVGSPGVFPLLRERTTLIEVLSAAGGVSQYGKRSVIKVLRGVGQGKEPEILIFDLRQLDAIRTEDMYMRNKDIVYVEPRDIRVLADALQPYTNVLSLFSTISTLAVIVLNIGK